The sequence GCGAGGAGCACCTCGCTGTCATCAGCCTTTTCCCAGTTTTGGAGCCGGGCGCCTTGCTGCCGGCTGAACGGGCGGTGACTGAAATCCGCCAGATTGTAGAGGAGCTAGAGATTGGGCCAGGTGCCGGTGCCTTAGCGGCGACGGTTAGCCTGACCGGTGAGCCCGTCCTGGCGCTGGAAGAGATGGAAACCGTGGTGATCGGCGCCGGCCGGGCGGGCGTCATCTCCCTTGTCCTCGTCGCCTTGATCCTGGGCTTTGGCCTTCGGTCCCTGACCCTGATCGCATCGGTACTGTTCACGCTGGTGACCGGTCTGGTCATGACGGCAGGTCTGGCGGCAGTTGTGGTCGGTAGCCTCAACCTCATCTCTGTCGCCTTTGCGGTTCTATTTGTTGGGCTGGCCGTCGATTTCGGCATCCATTACAGCCTTCGATATCGTGAGGCTTTGGCCCATGCGGAGTATCAGGAAGACGCGCTGATCCATGCTGGCGGTCGATTGGGTGTCGGCATACCGCTTAGCCTTTGCATGCTTTGCACAATCATTGGTTTCCTCTCATTCCTGCCCACCAGCTATCGCGGCCTTGCTGAGTTAGGACAGATCGCGGCGCTTGGCATGGGTGTCGCGTTCATAGGAACAATCACCCTACTGCCCGCCCTACTCAGCCTCTTCCCAGCCCCATCGGCGATTGAGATTGGGAGTACGAGCAGCAATCAAGGGGAGCCGTGGTTTGAGAAACAGGCCGGCAAGATTGTAGCCGCCTGTCTGGTGCTAACACTGGTGGCCTTACCCGTAGCTGTGCTGATCAGCTTTGATGTAAACCCGCTTAACCTCCGTGACCCCGAGAGCCAGTCGGTTGAGACATTCAACCGCTTGGCGGCCGATCCGCTGCTTACCCCCTACCGTGCACAGCTGATTGCTGAGAGCCCAGAGGCGATTGGCGAGTTTGCCGATGATGCTGCACAATCTGATGAAATCGGTATTGTTATCAGCGCCTTAAGCTTCATTCCTGAACAGCAAGATACCGCCCTAGATGCGCTATTTGATCTGGGCTTCCTGTTGGGGCCCAGCTTGGATGGGATCAGCGAGGCTGGCCCGCTCATCACCACCACTTCGATGCGTGAGGGTCTGCTGGCGTTATCAAGCAACCTCAACGCGATCCCACGGCCAATGCCCGGGATTGATCGCTTAATGGCCGCATTGGAGGCAGCAAGACCAGCATCCATTGGTAGCGATGAGCTGCTGGCCTTACATGACCTAATGGCTCGCTTCCTCTACCCGCAGCTAACGGCGATTGGCGCCTCACTGGATGCAAATCCGATAACCCTAGACGATCTACCAGCTGAGATTTTGAGAGATTGGCGCGGTAAAGAAGGCGGTTACCGGGTGGATGTTCTGCCAGCGACGCCAATCGCCTCAAACACCGATATCCGCGCCTTTGCTGAGGCTGTCGCCGCGATTGAGCCAGAGGCGACCGGCACCCCCGCAATCATTACAGCAGCCTCCGATGCCATTGCTGGCGCCTTTGTTCAGGCAACCCTAATCACCCTTGCGCTCATAACGCTCGTGCTGGTTGTTGTGCTACGCAGCCTGACCTCAGTGACGCTGGCACTGTTGCCCTTGGTGCAGGCGGCGGTTCTGGCCATTGCGGTTGCAGCCCTGGCTGGTCAGGCCCTCAACTTCGCCAACATCATCGCCCTGCCCCTGCTCTTCGCCCTTGGTGTTTGCAGCTGCATCCACATGGTCTGGCGGCAAAAGCAGGCCCAGGATGATCTGAGTTTCACGTCAGTTCAGCAAACCACAACTCCCCGGGCGATTACGCTGAGTGCCATCACAACGGTCGCCTCCTTCGGCACGTTGGCAACATCACCCCATCCGGGCACCGCCAGCATGGGATTGCTACTGACCCTGTCGATTGCGGCGACCCTGTTCACGACGCTGATCTTCTTACCCGCCGCCATGGCCTGGCTGGCCAAGCGTAAGCAACAGCAAAGCATTGATGCGGCCCTGGCCCGGCATATTGGCAAGCAGAGAAAGGGCACTGCAAAGAACGAGGATCCACAGCCATGACAACATTGGTCACCGGTGCCACTGGTTTCGTTGGCGCGGCTGTGCTTCGGGCCCTCATTGCCCGTGGCGACCAGGTTCGGGTCCTGCGGCGCGCTGAGAGCCCATCAGCCAATCTGGCTGGGCTGGAAGTTGAGACGGCGATTGGCGATCTCAATGACCCTGATAGCCTGAAGCAGGCGATCACAGGATGCTCTGACTTATTCCATGTCGCCGCAGACTATCGGTTATGGGCCCGCAACCCCTCGACCTTGTACCGAACCAATGTGGATGGGACCGAGGCCCTAATGCGCGCCGCCATGGCCGTCGGCGTCGGCCGCATCGTCTATACCAGCAGCGTTGCAACCCTTGGCAATCCTGGCGA comes from Alphaproteobacteria bacterium SS10 and encodes:
- a CDS encoding MMPL family transporter — its product is EEHLAVISLFPVLEPGALLPAERAVTEIRQIVEELEIGPGAGALAATVSLTGEPVLALEEMETVVIGAGRAGVISLVLVALILGFGLRSLTLIASVLFTLVTGLVMTAGLAAVVVGSLNLISVAFAVLFVGLAVDFGIHYSLRYREALAHAEYQEDALIHAGGRLGVGIPLSLCMLCTIIGFLSFLPTSYRGLAELGQIAALGMGVAFIGTITLLPALLSLFPAPSAIEIGSTSSNQGEPWFEKQAGKIVAACLVLTLVALPVAVLISFDVNPLNLRDPESQSVETFNRLAADPLLTPYRAQLIAESPEAIGEFADDAAQSDEIGIVISALSFIPEQQDTALDALFDLGFLLGPSLDGISEAGPLITTTSMREGLLALSSNLNAIPRPMPGIDRLMAALEAARPASIGSDELLALHDLMARFLYPQLTAIGASLDANPITLDDLPAEILRDWRGKEGGYRVDVLPATPIASNTDIRAFAEAVAAIEPEATGTPAIITAASDAIAGAFVQATLITLALITLVLVVVLRSLTSVTLALLPLVQAAVLAIAVAALAGQALNFANIIALPLLFALGVCSCIHMVWRQKQAQDDLSFTSVQQTTTPRAITLSAITTVASFGTLATSPHPGTASMGLLLTLSIAATLFTTLIFLPAAMAWLAKRKQQQSIDAALARHIGKQRKGTAKNEDPQP